Proteins encoded together in one Thalassotalea crassostreae window:
- the ihfA gene encoding integration host factor subunit alpha: protein MALTKAEVSEHLYEELGLSKRDAKVLVEEFFEQIRSCLEAGEQVKLSGFGNFDLRVKNERPGRNPKTGEDIPISARKVVTFRPGQKLKSRVEEANNG, encoded by the coding sequence ATGGCGCTAACCAAAGCAGAAGTATCAGAACACTTATACGAAGAATTGGGACTTAGTAAACGCGACGCAAAAGTGTTAGTTGAAGAGTTCTTTGAGCAGATCAGAAGTTGTTTAGAAGCAGGCGAGCAAGTTAAGTTATCAGGTTTTGGTAATTTTGATTTGCGAGTTAAGAATGAACGACCAGGACGAAACCCTAAAACAGGTGAAGACATTCCAATTTCTGCCCGTAAAGTAGTAACGTTTCGACCAGGCCAGAAACTTAAAAGCCGAGTTGAAGAAGCTAACAACGGTTAG
- a CDS encoding ABC transporter permease has product MWLVFIKELVELLRDKKTLFFIIALPMVIFPVVFGILGVLGTKAAIIEQEKVIRYVVINQTAAADFTTKLFYHSDFNEVNVDLTDESSIIDAIEADKVDLVINIDQNFNANNQTKTSKWKVYFNGASVIGATKFKVDEVINEYIGSLQQQKLDNLGFSEEQIAVFNQPIELEEIDTANERESFGEKIGGLIPYLLIPLCLTGAMYPAIDLGAGEKERGTIETLLLTPVSRFALVIGKFLCIMTTAVMTALITIFSMVFWSFIIGQILDVKAVSEVLASVGWIDYGLIVLLLLPVSAIFSATLLAISIYASSYKEAQNYMGPMSIFVIFPVIVGMTPGVSLNTMWSMIPISNVALAIKELLKGTLDYSFLVPIFASTGVFAIISICFCVYWFNKESVLFR; this is encoded by the coding sequence ATGTGGCTAGTATTTATTAAAGAGTTAGTCGAGCTTTTGCGCGACAAAAAGACGTTGTTCTTTATTATCGCTCTGCCAATGGTTATTTTTCCTGTGGTTTTTGGAATATTAGGCGTACTTGGCACCAAAGCAGCGATTATCGAACAAGAAAAAGTGATTCGTTATGTCGTGATCAATCAAACAGCTGCAGCCGATTTTACCACAAAACTATTTTATCATAGTGATTTTAATGAAGTGAATGTTGATCTAACTGACGAGAGCAGCATTATTGACGCAATAGAAGCTGATAAAGTTGATTTGGTTATTAATATTGATCAAAATTTTAATGCGAACAATCAGACTAAAACATCAAAATGGAAAGTGTATTTTAATGGTGCAAGCGTTATAGGCGCTACTAAGTTTAAAGTAGATGAAGTAATTAATGAGTATATCGGCTCATTACAGCAACAAAAGCTAGACAATTTAGGTTTTAGTGAAGAACAAATAGCTGTATTTAACCAACCGATTGAGCTTGAAGAGATTGATACCGCTAATGAACGAGAAAGCTTTGGTGAAAAAATAGGTGGCCTTATTCCATATTTACTTATTCCATTGTGTTTAACCGGAGCAATGTATCCTGCAATTGATTTGGGCGCAGGTGAAAAGGAGCGGGGCACTATAGAAACGCTATTGTTAACTCCCGTTTCAAGGTTTGCATTAGTGATTGGGAAGTTTCTTTGCATAATGACAACTGCTGTGATGACCGCCCTAATAACTATATTTTCCATGGTATTCTGGTCTTTCATTATTGGCCAAATCTTGGATGTAAAAGCAGTGTCTGAAGTGCTCGCTTCGGTTGGCTGGATAGATTATGGTTTGATTGTTTTATTATTGCTGCCGGTTTCAGCAATATTTAGTGCAACGTTATTAGCAATATCTATTTACGCAAGTAGTTATAAAGAAGCACAAAATTACATGGGGCCAATGTCAATTTTTGTTATCTTTCCAGTGATCGTTGGCATGACTCCTGGTGTTTCGTTAAATACTATGTGGTCGATGATCCCAATTTCTAATGTTGCACTTGCGATTAAAGAGTTATTAAAAGGAACATTGGACTATAGCTTTCTTGTTCCAATCTTTGCGTCTACTGGAGTGTTTGCAATAATTTCAATTTGCTTCTGTGTGTACTGGTTTAACAAGGAGTCGGTACTATTTAGGTAA
- the pheS gene encoding phenylalanine--tRNA ligase subunit alpha: MNLDDIILQAEQAVASAQEPSTLDEVRVEFLGKKGLLTQQLKGLGKLSAEERPKAGQLINVAKQKVQKLIHERGELLRAEQIKAKLAAESIDVTLPGNTIEHGGLHPVTRTIERIESFFGELGFEVKAGPEVEDDFHNFDALNIPDHHPARADHDTFYFNPKLVLRTQTSGVQIRTMEAEKPPLRIISPGRVYRNDYDQTHTPMFHQVEGLMVDKDVSFTHLKGILHDFLHNFFEEDLEIRFRPSYFPFTEPSAEVDVMGKNGKWLEVLGCGMVHPNVLRSVGIDPEVYTGFAFGMGVERLSMLRYGVTDLRSFFENDLRFLKQFK; encoded by the coding sequence ATGAATTTAGATGATATTATCTTGCAGGCAGAACAAGCCGTAGCAAGCGCACAGGAGCCATCAACCCTTGATGAAGTTAGGGTTGAGTTTTTAGGTAAAAAAGGTTTACTTACTCAACAGCTGAAAGGCTTAGGTAAACTTAGCGCTGAAGAGCGTCCTAAAGCGGGTCAATTGATCAACGTAGCGAAACAAAAAGTACAGAAATTAATTCATGAACGTGGTGAATTACTTCGTGCCGAGCAAATTAAAGCAAAATTAGCTGCTGAATCGATTGATGTGACACTACCGGGGAACACCATTGAACATGGCGGTTTACATCCGGTAACTCGTACAATTGAACGTATTGAAAGTTTCTTTGGTGAGTTAGGTTTTGAAGTAAAAGCCGGTCCTGAAGTTGAAGATGATTTTCATAACTTTGACGCGTTAAATATTCCTGATCATCATCCTGCACGTGCCGATCACGATACCTTCTATTTCAACCCTAAGTTGGTATTACGTACACAAACTTCTGGTGTTCAAATTCGTACTATGGAAGCTGAAAAGCCGCCATTAAGAATTATTTCTCCTGGTCGCGTATACCGTAATGATTACGACCAAACTCATACTCCAATGTTCCATCAGGTTGAAGGTTTGATGGTTGATAAAGACGTGAGCTTTACGCACCTTAAAGGTATTTTGCACGATTTCTTGCATAACTTCTTTGAAGAAGATTTAGAAATTCGTTTCCGCCCATCTTATTTCCCATTCACTGAACCATCAGCTGAAGTTGATGTTATGGGGAAGAATGGCAAATGGTTAGAAGTATTAGGATGTGGCATGGTTCACCCTAATGTATTACGTAGTGTTGGAATCGACCCAGAAGTATACACAGGCTTTGCTTTTGGAATGGGTGTTGAACGTTTAAGTATGTTGCGTTATGGCGTAACGGATTTACGTTCATTCTTTGAAAACGATCTTCGCTTCTTAAAACAGTTCAAGTAG
- a CDS encoding 2-oxoacid:acceptor oxidoreductase subunit alpha, translated as MMNSNVVNDFVVKFANTNGTGSASANNMFAKAIMRMGIPVSAKNIFPSNIQGAPTWYEVRINENNFLGRRGGKTEIVVAMNAQSFVADLEDVKDGGYLLYDSSKKLPEHLIHSNINYLGIPISAICLKEYKNPRQRQLFKNVIYVGALAALLEIEFDVLKTLVGDQFKGKEKLITPNIYALELGYQYATNHFSCPLRYKVERRDLIDNRIMVDGNTGCGLGAVYGGATVVGWYPITPSTSVIEKFASYCERLRIDPATGKKNFAIVQAEDELAAIGMAIGGGWNGARAFTATSGPGVSLMQEFLGLAYFAEIPVVLVNVQRAGPSTGMPTRTQQSDILSCAYASHGDTKHILLFPQSPAECFDMTAQAFDLSDRLQTPVIIMTDLDLGMNDHLSPPFLWNDKQKYDLGKVLSIRELDEAQNFGRYTDVDGDGICYRTLAGTHPSKGAFFTRGTSRNTKAVYSEKSEDYVENMQRLEKKYRTAATLMPKAEMSSGLSNAQIGLVYYGSSGQAINETKHLLQEKGFPVDLMRIKAFPFGNEIKPFIESHDMVFVIEQNRDGQMRMLLTNELEIDPAKLNPVLCYDGLSISAQEISDIVCTTMAKKQPKQEVV; from the coding sequence ATGATGAATAGCAATGTAGTTAATGACTTTGTCGTAAAATTTGCCAACACTAATGGTACAGGTTCAGCGAGCGCAAATAACATGTTTGCAAAAGCAATAATGAGAATGGGTATACCGGTTAGTGCAAAAAACATTTTCCCATCCAATATTCAAGGCGCGCCCACTTGGTATGAAGTAAGAATTAATGAAAATAACTTTTTAGGACGACGTGGTGGTAAAACCGAAATTGTTGTTGCTATGAATGCGCAAAGTTTTGTCGCCGATCTCGAAGACGTCAAAGATGGTGGTTATTTACTCTACGATTCATCGAAAAAGTTACCTGAGCACTTAATTCATTCAAACATAAACTATTTAGGTATTCCTATTTCGGCTATTTGCTTGAAAGAATATAAAAACCCTCGACAACGCCAACTGTTTAAAAACGTAATATATGTCGGCGCATTAGCGGCATTACTAGAGATAGAATTTGATGTGCTAAAGACTTTGGTTGGCGATCAATTCAAAGGCAAAGAGAAGCTGATCACCCCGAATATATATGCCTTAGAATTAGGCTATCAATATGCGACTAATCACTTTAGCTGCCCTTTACGCTATAAAGTTGAGCGCCGCGATCTTATTGATAATCGTATTATGGTTGATGGCAATACCGGTTGTGGATTAGGTGCAGTATACGGCGGTGCCACAGTCGTTGGTTGGTACCCTATTACACCGTCAACTTCAGTCATTGAAAAATTCGCAAGTTATTGTGAACGTTTGCGCATTGATCCTGCAACAGGCAAGAAGAACTTTGCCATTGTTCAGGCTGAAGATGAATTAGCGGCAATTGGTATGGCCATTGGTGGCGGTTGGAACGGCGCTAGAGCATTTACAGCAACAAGTGGTCCTGGTGTTTCATTAATGCAAGAGTTTTTAGGATTAGCATACTTTGCTGAGATTCCTGTGGTGTTAGTCAATGTGCAACGTGCTGGTCCGTCAACGGGTATGCCAACACGAACCCAACAATCCGATATATTATCGTGTGCTTATGCATCTCATGGTGATACCAAACATATACTGTTGTTCCCCCAGTCACCTGCTGAATGTTTTGACATGACAGCACAAGCATTTGATTTAAGCGATCGTTTGCAGACGCCAGTGATCATCATGACTGACTTGGACTTAGGCATGAACGATCATCTCAGCCCGCCGTTCTTATGGAATGACAAACAAAAATACGATTTAGGTAAAGTATTATCGATACGTGAGCTTGATGAAGCGCAAAATTTTGGTCGTTATACAGATGTCGATGGCGATGGTATTTGTTATCGCACTTTAGCTGGTACACACCCATCAAAGGGAGCATTTTTCACCCGCGGAACCTCGAGAAATACCAAAGCTGTATATTCTGAGAAATCGGAAGATTACGTTGAAAACATGCAACGCTTAGAAAAAAAATACAGAACAGCCGCCACATTAATGCCTAAGGCTGAAATGAGTAGTGGACTGAGTAACGCTCAAATTGGCCTTGTTTATTATGGTTCTAGTGGTCAAGCGATTAACGAAACTAAACACTTGTTGCAAGAGAAAGGTTTCCCAGTCGATTTAATGCGCATCAAAGCATTTCCATTTGGTAATGAAATAAAACCGTTTATTGAAAGCCATGACATGGTTTTTGTTATTGAACAAAACCGCGACGGGCAGATGCGGATGTTATTAACCAATGAACTTGAAATTGACCCGGCTAAATTAAACCCAGTGCTTTGCTACGACGGGCTTTCAATTTCCGCGCAGGAAATATCAGACATTGTTTGCACAACAATGGCAAAAAAACAGCCAAAACAAGAGGTAGTTTAA
- a CDS encoding FAD-dependent oxidoreductase: MKKTDVSNYDHFLKVVDCQQACPAHTPVPEYIRLIADKRYTDAYMLNWQSNVFPGVLGRVCDRPCEPACRRGRVEEEPVAICRLKRVTSDYKEDIEDRLPSIPKQKNGKHIALIGAGPASLTVARDLMPLGYDVTIYDRDKKGGGMMRSQIPAFRLPETVLDEEIDYILNMGVKTVFGKNVDSLHDLLQQNYDAIFVGTGAPKGRPMNIDGYQESKDHIALGIDWLSNVTFEHINEAPKRVVVLGGGNTAMDCCRTAKRLGATDVKVIVRSSYEAMKASPWEKEDAAAENIEIIVNHTPKEYVVENGKFKGVLFDEVESFYDRGGKRVLKKTGKTLLAECDLVLVAIGQDTSFSWIERDIGLDFNEWDQPVLNEATLQSTIDRVFFGGDAAFGPENIITAVAHGHKAAISIDLFCQGISPTTRPDSKFNLLSQKMGMHEWSYGNIIDHDNRKAVPHISWEEAVKELATEVELGFDEKLALEEASRCLNCDIHTVFTESTCIECSACEDICPTDCINFIPDIDDDTTPAIELLKGKLKVEKAHDDQDYLISDKMKTGNIMVKDEDVCLHCGLCAERCPTGAWDMQKLTLDNIEATIK; encoded by the coding sequence TTGAAGAAAACAGATGTCTCAAACTATGACCATTTTTTGAAAGTGGTTGATTGTCAACAAGCTTGCCCTGCCCATACGCCGGTTCCTGAATATATTCGACTTATTGCTGATAAACGTTATACCGATGCCTACATGTTAAATTGGCAATCAAACGTCTTTCCCGGTGTACTAGGAAGGGTCTGTGATAGGCCTTGTGAACCAGCATGTCGCCGAGGACGTGTAGAAGAAGAACCTGTGGCAATTTGTCGTTTGAAACGAGTCACTTCAGATTACAAAGAAGATATAGAAGACAGATTGCCTTCAATTCCAAAACAAAAAAATGGTAAACATATCGCGTTAATTGGTGCAGGCCCTGCATCACTAACCGTTGCTCGTGATCTAATGCCGCTTGGCTATGATGTTACTATCTATGATCGTGACAAAAAAGGCGGTGGTATGATGCGCTCGCAAATACCAGCGTTTCGTCTTCCAGAAACCGTACTCGATGAAGAAATTGATTACATCCTAAATATGGGCGTTAAAACCGTATTCGGTAAAAATGTCGACAGTTTGCACGATTTATTGCAGCAAAACTACGATGCAATATTTGTCGGTACCGGAGCACCTAAAGGTCGCCCGATGAATATCGATGGTTACCAAGAATCAAAAGATCACATTGCACTTGGCATTGATTGGCTTTCAAATGTGACGTTTGAACACATCAACGAAGCGCCGAAACGTGTGGTTGTTTTAGGTGGCGGTAACACCGCGATGGATTGTTGTCGAACTGCCAAGAGACTTGGCGCTACCGATGTTAAAGTCATTGTTCGTTCAAGTTACGAAGCAATGAAAGCTTCTCCATGGGAAAAAGAAGATGCTGCTGCAGAAAACATCGAAATTATTGTCAACCATACACCTAAGGAATACGTGGTCGAAAATGGTAAGTTCAAAGGCGTACTATTTGATGAAGTAGAATCATTTTATGACCGCGGTGGTAAACGTGTTTTGAAGAAGACAGGGAAAACGTTACTCGCTGAATGTGACTTAGTGTTGGTCGCCATTGGCCAAGATACTTCGTTTTCTTGGATTGAACGCGACATAGGCCTCGACTTCAACGAATGGGATCAACCCGTACTAAATGAAGCTACGCTGCAATCGACCATTGATAGAGTATTCTTTGGCGGCGATGCCGCCTTCGGCCCGGAAAATATTATTACAGCAGTGGCTCATGGCCATAAAGCGGCTATTTCTATCGATTTATTTTGTCAAGGCATCAGCCCAACCACTCGACCAGACAGTAAATTTAATTTGCTTAGCCAAAAAATGGGTATGCACGAATGGAGTTATGGCAACATTATTGACCATGATAACCGCAAAGCTGTACCGCATATTAGCTGGGAAGAAGCAGTTAAAGAACTTGCCACAGAAGTTGAGTTGGGTTTTGATGAAAAACTCGCTCTCGAAGAGGCAAGCCGCTGTTTAAATTGTGATATTCACACCGTATTTACTGAAAGTACCTGTATCGAATGTTCTGCCTGTGAAGACATCTGCCCTACCGATTGTATCAACTTTATTCCCGACATCGACGATGACACCACACCGGCAATAGAGTTATTGAAGGGTAAATTAAAAGTTGAGAAAGCTCACGACGATCAAGACTACCTGATATCTGACAAAATGAAGACTGGCAATATCATGGTTAAAGATGAGGATGTTTGTTTGCATTGTGGTTTATGTGCTGAGCGCTGTCCTACGGGTGCTTGGGACATGCAAAAATTAACGCTTGATAACATAGAGGCGACCATTAAATGA
- the pheT gene encoding phenylalanine--tRNA ligase subunit beta encodes MKFSESWLREWVNPAISSDELAHQITMAGLEVDGVDPVAGEFTNVVVGEVIECGQHPDADKLQVTKVNVGDEVVDIVCGAKNCRLGLKVAVAKVGAVLPGNFKIKKAKLRGVPSHGMLCSESEIGLADSSDGILELPQDAPIGTCVREYLDLNDVTIDVDLTSNRGDCLGIKGLAREVGVLNSMAVNEVEITENVATIDDKIAINISAGQACPRYLGRVIKNVNVKAQTPLWMVEKLRRCATRSIDPVVDVTNYVLLELGHPMHAFDLSKIDGGINVRFANDKEELTLLDGAEVKLSKETLVIADDNKALAMAGIFGGEESGVTTETTDILLEAAFFAPLAILGKARQYGLHTDSSHRYERGVDPQLQFTAMERATALLLDIVGGEAGPIVEAVSEENIPSVKQVSLRRSKLDSRIGIHIEDDKVTDILTRLGLTVSFADDVWTTTVPAYRFDISIEEDLTEEVARMFGYNNIPNVSPVAKLTMRNHNEAQLTIGKFRNALVNRGYQEAITYSFVDPKVQSLLHPEEEVLTLPHPISSEMSVMRLSLWTGLLQSVINNQNRQQSRVRLFECGLRFVPDTEAENGVNQQAMLAGVITGLKSGEHWNLEKVGVDFFDAKGDVEALLALTSNADAYTFVAAENPALHPGQTAAIYRGDNLVGYVGTVHPELERKLGLNGRTLVFELLQSEILTQKIPQAADISKFPANRRDIAVVVKNEINAKKVLQLIEKIGTNHLVGLELFDVYQGKGIEPGFKSLAIALTLQDTERTLEEKDISAVVTKVVDALEVEFNATLRD; translated from the coding sequence ATGAAATTTAGTGAATCATGGTTAAGAGAGTGGGTTAATCCTGCAATTTCTTCAGATGAGTTAGCTCATCAAATTACAATGGCTGGCCTAGAAGTAGACGGCGTAGACCCAGTTGCTGGTGAGTTTACCAATGTGGTTGTTGGTGAAGTTATCGAGTGCGGCCAACACCCTGATGCTGACAAATTACAAGTAACCAAAGTAAACGTTGGTGATGAAGTTGTTGATATCGTATGTGGTGCCAAAAACTGTCGTCTTGGTTTAAAGGTTGCTGTTGCTAAAGTTGGCGCAGTATTACCTGGTAACTTTAAAATTAAAAAAGCTAAACTTCGTGGCGTGCCTTCACACGGTATGTTGTGTAGTGAATCTGAAATTGGCTTAGCAGACAGTTCTGATGGCATTCTTGAGTTACCTCAAGATGCGCCAATTGGTACTTGTGTTCGTGAATATCTAGATCTAAATGACGTAACGATTGATGTTGATTTAACGTCAAACCGTGGTGACTGTTTAGGTATAAAAGGCTTAGCTCGTGAAGTTGGCGTTTTAAATTCTATGGCAGTCAATGAAGTAGAAATTACTGAGAATGTTGCGACTATCGATGACAAAATCGCAATTAACATTAGTGCTGGTCAAGCGTGTCCAAGATACCTTGGTCGTGTGATTAAAAATGTTAATGTGAAAGCACAGACTCCATTGTGGATGGTAGAAAAGCTTCGTCGTTGTGCTACTCGTTCAATCGATCCAGTAGTTGATGTAACTAATTATGTGTTACTTGAACTTGGTCATCCGATGCACGCATTCGATTTAAGTAAAATTGATGGCGGTATTAATGTTCGTTTTGCTAATGATAAAGAAGAGCTTACGTTACTCGATGGCGCAGAAGTTAAACTTTCAAAAGAAACGTTAGTAATTGCCGATGATAACAAAGCGTTAGCGATGGCAGGTATCTTTGGTGGTGAAGAGTCAGGTGTAACGACTGAAACAACAGATATATTATTAGAAGCTGCGTTCTTTGCCCCATTAGCGATTTTAGGTAAAGCACGTCAATACGGCTTACACACTGATTCATCGCATCGTTATGAGCGTGGTGTTGATCCGCAATTACAATTTACCGCTATGGAACGTGCAACCGCCTTGTTATTGGACATTGTTGGTGGTGAAGCAGGGCCTATCGTTGAAGCTGTTAGCGAAGAAAATATCCCTTCTGTAAAACAAGTTAGTCTGCGTCGCAGCAAGCTTGATTCTCGCATCGGTATTCATATTGAAGACGACAAGGTTACTGATATTCTAACTCGTTTAGGCTTAACTGTAAGTTTCGCTGACGATGTTTGGACAACAACCGTACCAGCTTATCGTTTTGATATTTCTATCGAAGAAGATTTAACAGAAGAAGTTGCTCGTATGTTTGGCTATAACAACATTCCAAACGTATCGCCGGTTGCTAAGTTAACTATGCGCAATCATAACGAAGCGCAATTAACGATCGGTAAATTCCGTAACGCATTAGTTAATCGCGGATACCAAGAAGCAATTACATACAGCTTCGTTGATCCTAAAGTTCAAAGTCTATTGCATCCAGAAGAAGAGGTGCTAACTTTACCACACCCAATTTCATCTGAGATGTCAGTGATGCGTTTAAGTTTATGGACTGGTTTATTACAGTCGGTAATCAATAACCAAAACCGTCAACAGTCGCGCGTTCGTTTATTTGAATGTGGTTTACGTTTTGTTCCTGATACAGAAGCAGAAAACGGTGTTAACCAACAAGCAATGCTTGCCGGTGTGATCACAGGTCTTAAATCTGGTGAACATTGGAACCTGGAGAAAGTTGGTGTTGATTTCTTTGATGCGAAAGGCGATGTTGAAGCGTTATTAGCATTAACGAGCAATGCTGATGCATACACTTTTGTTGCTGCTGAAAATCCAGCATTACATCCTGGTCAAACAGCTGCTATTTATCGTGGTGATAATTTAGTTGGTTACGTAGGAACAGTTCACCCAGAGCTAGAACGTAAACTAGGTTTAAATGGTCGTACTCTTGTTTTTGAACTTTTACAAAGTGAAATTTTAACTCAGAAAATTCCACAAGCGGCAGACATTTCTAAGTTCCCAGCGAACCGTCGAGACATTGCTGTTGTTGTAAAAAATGAAATAAATGCAAAAAAAGTGCTACAACTCATTGAAAAGATTGGCACAAATCATTTAGTTGGCCTAGAATTGTTTGATGTATACCAAGGAAAAGGCATCGAACCTGGTTTTAAGAGCCTTGCAATCGCATTAACATTGCAAGATACCGAGAGAACACTTGAAGAAAAAGATATCTCGGCAGTTGTAACTAAGGTAGTCGATGCGCTAGAAGTTGAATTCAACGCTACGTTAAGAGACTAA
- a CDS encoding AAA family ATPase, with protein sequence MKKIVIFGNSGSGKSTLARQLSSKHNLPHFDLDTIAWEPVSPPQRMSIDKSSVLIEQFVNENEQWIIEGCYSDLIELVLPKTNQVIF encoded by the coding sequence GTGAAAAAAATCGTAATTTTTGGAAATTCTGGTTCAGGAAAGTCTACTTTAGCAAGGCAATTATCATCCAAACATAACTTGCCGCACTTTGATTTGGATACCATTGCGTGGGAGCCTGTGTCACCGCCACAGCGGATGTCTATTGATAAATCGTCGGTATTAATAGAGCAGTTCGTTAATGAAAATGAACAATGGATTATTGAAGGATGCTATAGCGACTTAATTGAACTCGTTCTACCAAAAACAAACCAAGTTATATTTTAA
- a CDS encoding ATP-binding cassette domain-containing protein, translated as MISVEKLSKSFALKAHASGEQKKDPREEGKQFHALKDVSFHCDKGEVLGLLGPNGAGKTTTLRILSTALKPDSGAIIVNDVDVVRNPLMAKQKIGFLSGKTGLYGRLTARENIEFFAKLHGVSDSYLKNDADKIYENLAITSYLDRRVEHLSTGMQQKISIARAVIHEPEVLVLDEPTTGLDIMATETIMEFVQDIKQQGTAVIFSTHHLDEIALLADRVSVINQGTSCFDGTVVDFQKHSRELDLRKAFMNILKGADSDVASIY; from the coding sequence ATGATATCAGTCGAAAAGCTAAGTAAGTCATTTGCATTAAAAGCACACGCCTCAGGTGAGCAAAAAAAGGACCCTAGGGAAGAAGGAAAGCAATTCCACGCATTAAAAGATGTAAGTTTTCATTGTGATAAAGGCGAAGTCTTAGGATTACTCGGCCCCAATGGTGCCGGTAAAACTACCACTTTGCGCATCCTATCTACCGCACTTAAACCAGACAGTGGCGCTATTATCGTGAATGATGTGGATGTGGTTCGTAATCCTTTAATGGCGAAGCAAAAAATTGGTTTTTTATCTGGAAAAACAGGATTGTATGGGCGATTAACCGCACGTGAAAACATTGAGTTTTTCGCAAAACTACATGGCGTTAGCGACAGCTATTTGAAAAATGATGCTGATAAAATCTATGAAAACTTAGCAATAACTAGTTACCTAGACCGAAGAGTGGAGCACTTATCCACCGGCATGCAACAAAAGATCTCTATCGCTAGAGCGGTTATCCACGAACCAGAAGTTTTGGTGCTTGATGAGCCTACGACCGGTTTAGATATTATGGCCACCGAAACCATAATGGAGTTTGTTCAAGACATCAAACAACAAGGAACAGCGGTAATTTTTTCCACACATCATCTCGATGAAATTGCTTTATTAGCAGATAGAGTTTCAGTAATAAATCAAGGAACGAGTTGCTTTGATGGCACCGTTGTCGATTTCCAAAAACATAGCCGTGAATTAGATTTACGCAAAGCATTTATGAATATTTTAAAGGGAGCAGATAGCGATGTGGCTAGTATTTATTAA
- a CDS encoding 2-oxoacid:ferredoxin oxidoreductase subunit beta, which translates to MSFAKSKFQHKKLPVNDLGLTYRDYEGALSTLCAGCGHDSISSAIVHACAELSIEPHKIAKMSGIGCSSKAPNYFLNNAHGFNSVHGRMPSVTTGANLANDDLTYIAMSGDGDSASIGLGQFAHVVRRQLNMVYIVANNGVYGLTKGQLAATADKGVKNKGGDLSLFTDIDLCTTALQMGASFVARCFSGDKAQLVPILKAAISHQGFAFIDIISPCVTFNNHPGSTRSYDYVQEHVATGAVTDFVPVKEEITTKIPAGQFEDICLHDGSVLRLHKVKNDYDTSNRYKAMNDIEEHKQKGEILTGLLYIDPTASTFHELNNTTDTPLNKIKQDLLCPGERVLGTINDSFR; encoded by the coding sequence ATGAGTTTTGCTAAGTCTAAATTTCAACATAAAAAATTACCTGTAAACGATCTCGGGTTAACTTATCGTGACTATGAAGGTGCATTATCAACGTTATGTGCGGGCTGTGGCCATGATTCTATCTCATCGGCGATTGTTCATGCTTGTGCTGAGCTTTCAATTGAGCCACATAAAATCGCTAAGATGTCAGGTATTGGTTGTTCATCTAAAGCGCCTAATTATTTTTTAAATAATGCTCACGGATTTAACTCTGTTCATGGTCGAATGCCATCGGTAACAACCGGAGCGAATTTAGCTAATGACGACCTCACCTATATCGCGATGTCCGGTGATGGTGACAGTGCATCAATTGGCCTTGGCCAATTTGCGCATGTCGTTCGTCGACAATTGAACATGGTTTATATTGTCGCGAATAACGGCGTATATGGATTAACAAAAGGACAACTTGCTGCTACCGCAGATAAAGGCGTTAAGAACAAAGGTGGCGATTTAAGTTTATTTACTGACATCGATTTATGCACCACAGCACTGCAAATGGGCGCTTCGTTCGTTGCACGATGTTTTTCCGGCGATAAAGCACAATTGGTGCCGATATTAAAAGCTGCTATATCTCATCAAGGCTTTGCTTTTATTGATATTATTTCCCCCTGTGTCACTTTTAATAATCACCCAGGTTCTACCCGTTCGTACGATTATGTGCAAGAACATGTTGCAACAGGTGCAGTAACTGATTTTGTACCGGTAAAAGAAGAGATCACCACGAAAATACCAGCTGGTCAGTTTGAAGACATTTGTCTACACGATGGCTCTGTTTTACGACTTCATAAAGTTAAAAACGATTACGACACATCAAATCGTTATAAAGCGATGAATGATATTGAAGAGCATAAGCAAAAAGGTGAGATCTTAACAGGATTGCTTTATATCGATCCTACGGCGAGTACATTCCATGAGCTAAACAACACTACAGACACTCCTTTGAATAAAATCAAGCAAGACTTGCTTTGCCCTGGTGAACGAGTGTTAGGAACGATTAACGATAGCTTTAGATAG